In one window of Thermodesulfobacteriota bacterium DNA:
- a CDS encoding alpha-amylase family glycosyl hydrolase, with protein sequence MKLLPLEKLGTREMENGVVRFGIFLPWVTPENGHRLWVKVIHENDQFIQDIQPLRFEMGHATDPEYGDYWSVQVPITPDSKPVEKSAWGRPGRYVYRYFLENPNAASAPAREIDWIIDPFAREFGVGKLSAFTLGYEHYKWHDNEIRWKTPRVDNLVIYELIISEFGGDVERTIAHLDYLRDLGVNCIQLMPVSNVANQVDWGYLPIGYFGVDERFGKRRDMQRLIEEAHRKDMAVLIDSVYGHTSEHFPYSYVYKRLGYEENPFIGHFAKDYYGESTDFRRGFTRDFFYTVNCHWLDCYHVDGFRYDCVPDWWDGPLGTGYAALTYETYKTVQAKAGEGHWMTHWQRFFSEEGINLVQCAEQLERPREIVEDTYSNCTWQNETLGAAEDVTRGSAEALRSLGFQFGLMGYPDAVTYNGDRIRKSAVQYIENHDHARFICNFKTFFNGNELLAEGDRSMWYKVQPYLIGLLTAKGIPMLWQGQEFGENYYVPDQGWGRVALFRPMRWEYFYDEVGKNMVALVRKLLDLRRRSAQFRNGEHFFYNDDQYISKGVLLFSRKMDGAFSLTALNFSDQDQEVSFPFPVSGNYIEELHGREGADVNLWNIQADENIRLPIPGNYGRVWTIGQ encoded by the coding sequence ATGAAGCTACTTCCTCTTGAGAAGCTCGGGACCAGGGAAATGGAGAACGGGGTTGTCCGGTTCGGCATATTCCTCCCCTGGGTAACGCCGGAGAACGGGCACAGGTTATGGGTAAAGGTCATACATGAGAACGACCAGTTCATACAGGATATACAGCCCCTCCGGTTCGAGATGGGCCACGCGACCGACCCGGAGTACGGCGATTACTGGTCGGTCCAGGTCCCCATAACACCGGATTCAAAGCCGGTCGAGAAATCGGCATGGGGAAGGCCGGGCCGCTATGTCTACAGGTACTTCCTCGAAAACCCGAACGCGGCTTCCGCGCCGGCCCGCGAAATAGACTGGATAATCGACCCATTTGCCAGGGAGTTCGGGGTCGGGAAGCTCTCGGCATTCACCCTCGGGTACGAGCACTACAAGTGGCACGATAACGAGATACGCTGGAAGACGCCGAGGGTCGATAACCTCGTCATATACGAGCTCATAATAAGCGAGTTCGGCGGCGACGTTGAAAGGACCATAGCACATCTCGATTACCTCCGTGACCTCGGGGTGAACTGCATCCAGCTCATGCCGGTATCGAACGTCGCCAACCAGGTGGACTGGGGATATCTCCCGATAGGGTATTTCGGGGTGGACGAGAGGTTCGGGAAGAGAAGGGACATGCAGAGGCTCATAGAGGAGGCGCACAGGAAAGACATGGCGGTCCTCATCGACTCCGTATACGGGCACACGAGCGAGCACTTCCCGTACTCCTACGTGTACAAGAGGCTCGGGTACGAGGAGAACCCCTTCATAGGGCATTTCGCGAAGGACTATTACGGCGAGAGCACGGATTTCAGGCGCGGGTTCACAAGGGACTTTTTCTACACGGTGAACTGCCACTGGCTGGACTGCTACCACGTGGACGGCTTCCGCTACGACTGCGTGCCCGACTGGTGGGACGGTCCGCTCGGGACCGGCTACGCCGCCCTCACCTACGAGACCTACAAGACCGTGCAGGCAAAGGCGGGCGAGGGGCACTGGATGACCCATTGGCAGAGGTTCTTCTCCGAAGAGGGGATAAACCTCGTGCAGTGCGCCGAGCAGCTCGAGAGGCCCAGGGAGATAGTCGAGGATACTTATTCCAACTGCACCTGGCAGAACGAGACCCTCGGCGCGGCGGAGGACGTGACGCGCGGAAGCGCCGAGGCCCTCCGGAGCCTCGGGTTCCAGTTCGGCCTCATGGGCTACCCTGACGCGGTAACCTATAACGGCGACAGGATACGAAAGAGCGCGGTGCAGTACATCGAGAACCACGACCATGCCCGCTTCATCTGCAACTTCAAGACCTTCTTCAACGGCAACGAGCTCCTTGCCGAGGGCGACCGCTCCATGTGGTACAAGGTGCAGCCATACCTAATAGGCCTTTTGACGGCAAAGGGCATCCCGATGCTGTGGCAGGGGCAGGAGTTCGGCGAAAACTACTACGTGCCCGACCAGGGATGGGGCAGGGTGGCGCTCTTCAGGCCCATGCGCTGGGAGTACTTCTACGACGAAGTCGGAAAGAACATGGTCGCGCTCGTAAGAAAGCTTCTCGACCTCCGGAGGAGAAGCGCCCAGTTCAGGAACGGCGAGCATTTCTTCTACAACGACGACCAGTACATATCGAAGGGCGTGCTGCTCTTTTCGAGAAAGATGGACGGGGCCTTCAGCCTTACGGCCCTCAACTTCAGCGACCAGGACCAGGAGGTCTCTTTCCCGTTCCCGGTAAGCGGAAACTACATAGAGGAGCTCCACGGCAGGGAAGGGGCTGACGTGAACCTCTGGAACATCCAGGCCGATGAGAACATAAGGCTCCCGATACCGGGCAATTACGGGAGGGTATGGACAATCGGGCAGTAA
- a CDS encoding YHS domain-containing protein, producing the protein MEKDPVCGNMIDPASAGHLSEYGGKVYRFDSSKCKHDFDSDPAKYISGGGAAAKEVRETGRKAAQKSRSFAKSVVSGRKSQAADVIGSVSKALHDLSRSLDEKDRHELSRVVEKTAEETDAASTYFRDRDADDIIERIEEFVNERPGLSIGGALGAGFIAARLLKGDSAWRE; encoded by the coding sequence ATGGAAAAAGACCCCGTATGCGGCAATATGATAGACCCGGCGTCTGCCGGGCACCTGAGCGAGTACGGCGGGAAGGTATACCGGTTCGATTCCTCCAAATGCAAGCACGATTTCGATTCCGACCCTGCGAAATACATATCGGGAGGCGGAGCGGCGGCGAAGGAGGTACGCGAAACCGGCAGGAAGGCCGCTCAAAAATCGCGCTCGTTCGCCAAAAGCGTCGTCTCCGGCAGGAAATCCCAGGCTGCGGACGTGATCGGGAGCGTATCAAAGGCCCTGCACGACCTCTCAAGGTCACTTGACGAGAAGGACAGGCACGAGCTCTCGCGCGTGGTTGAGAAGACGGCGGAAGAGACGGACGCGGCATCGACGTATTTCAGGGACAGGGACGCGGACGACATAATCGAGCGCATCGAGGAGTTCGTGAACGAAAGGCCAGGGCTTTCCATAGGAGGCGCGCTCGGCGCCGGTTTCATCGCCGCGCGGCTCCTTAAGGGCGACAGCGCCTGGAGAGAATGA
- a CDS encoding phage holin family protein, whose amino-acid sequence MAYVRKDERTLGELFSDLSDQLQDMVRKEFLLARNEMATKVSRGAEDARSAAIGGVLMHTGALAVAAAVILLLGLIIPLWLSALIVGIGAAWFGYGLAQKGISDLKRIDITPHQTVSTLKENRQWLRRKAH is encoded by the coding sequence ATGGCTTACGTCAGGAAAGATGAACGGACGCTCGGGGAATTGTTCTCCGACCTCTCGGACCAGTTACAGGACATGGTCCGGAAAGAGTTCCTGCTCGCCAGGAACGAGATGGCTACAAAGGTCTCCCGCGGCGCGGAGGACGCAAGGAGCGCCGCCATAGGCGGGGTGCTGATGCACACTGGCGCGCTTGCGGTCGCTGCGGCGGTGATACTGCTCCTCGGCCTCATAATACCGCTCTGGCTCTCGGCGCTCATCGTGGGGATAGGGGCGGCCTGGTTCGGGTACGGCCTCGCGCAAAAGGGCATCTCGGACCTTAAGCGGATCGACATAACTCCTCACCAAACCGTATCTACACTAAAGGAGAACAGACAATGGCTGAGAAGAAAGGCGCATTGA
- a CDS encoding DUF3618 domain-containing protein: MAEKKGALTERERENRAEAREESASRRPEHGKGPYELREDIARDRAEISETIDLIARKFSTERLKGMVKEEVREFGGYDRVRDFTGSVMDTIRENPIPAALASAGLILLFAKGEERVKAGSEGLRGEKEELRARVEGKGAEIAGRAREAREAISGRAGAAKGTIQEAFRGNMLAAVAAAFAIGAVAGLVLPETRKEEEVLGQAAGEIKEAAREAEGEARKAA, translated from the coding sequence ATGGCTGAGAAGAAAGGCGCATTGACCGAAAGGGAGAGGGAAAACCGGGCCGAGGCCCGCGAAGAGTCCGCCAGCAGGCGCCCGGAACATGGAAAAGGCCCGTACGAGCTCCGTGAGGACATAGCGCGCGACCGCGCAGAAATTTCGGAGACCATTGACCTCATCGCAAGGAAGTTCTCCACGGAGCGCCTTAAGGGCATGGTAAAGGAAGAAGTACGCGAGTTCGGAGGCTACGACAGGGTAAGGGACTTTACCGGCTCGGTCATGGACACGATAAGGGAAAACCCCATTCCGGCGGCGCTTGCCTCGGCCGGCCTTATACTTCTCTTCGCAAAGGGAGAGGAACGGGTAAAGGCCGGAAGTGAAGGGCTTAGGGGAGAGAAAGAGGAGCTACGGGCCAGGGTCGAGGGTAAGGGGGCCGAGATTGCCGGAAGGGCAAGGGAGGCCAGGGAAGCGATATCAGGCAGGGCCGGCGCGGCAAAGGGCACTATCCAGGAGGCCTTTCGAGGCAACATGCTGGCCGCCGTAGCTGCAGCGTTCGCGATAGGCGCGGTTGCCGGCCTGGTCCTCCCGGAAACAAGGAAGGAAGAGGAAGTCCTGGGCCAGGCAGCCGGAGAAATAAAGGAGGCTGCCCGGGAAGCGGAAGGCGAAGCGCGGAAGGCAGCCTGA
- a CDS encoding ferritin-like domain-containing protein, giving the protein MENKEIAKELISLCKIDIDAVHAYNQALRHLDIAGVRNEIESFRGDHERHIKELSDAIRTFDEEPPEFSKDFKGYLLDAFTRVRSLTGAEGALKALKGGEEMTNRNYSNAVKMAFPPPLKSLIEKNYRDEQRHLNYIEQAIRDQVWKKAA; this is encoded by the coding sequence ATGGAGAACAAGGAAATCGCAAAGGAGCTCATTTCCCTCTGTAAAATAGACATAGACGCGGTGCACGCCTATAACCAGGCCTTGCGCCACCTCGACATCGCAGGAGTCAGGAATGAGATAGAGTCGTTCAGGGGTGACCATGAGCGGCATATAAAGGAGCTTTCCGACGCGATTCGCACTTTCGACGAGGAGCCTCCCGAGTTCTCAAAGGACTTCAAGGGCTATCTCCTTGACGCATTCACCCGTGTGCGGAGCCTTACCGGGGCCGAGGGCGCGTTGAAGGCCCTGAAGGGCGGCGAGGAGATGACCAACAGGAACTACTCGAACGCCGTAAAGATGGCCTTCCCCCCGCCGCTCAAGTCCCTCATTGAAAAGAACTACAGGGACGAACAGAGGCACTTGAATTACATTGAGCAGGCCATCAGGGACCAGGTCTGGAAAAAAGCGGCCTGA
- a CDS encoding DUF2325 domain-containing protein yields the protein MCIAVIGGMDRLSAGYREIAGRHKVTLQHYLRSCPRLERRLGGVDAIIVFSGMASHKIANAARATGRAAGVPVVMCKGCGVSSFEKCLAGISGKEAWS from the coding sequence ATGTGCATAGCCGTTATAGGAGGGATGGACAGATTGAGCGCAGGCTACAGGGAGATAGCCGGCAGGCACAAGGTTACCCTGCAGCACTACCTGAGGTCCTGCCCGCGGCTTGAAAGGAGGCTCGGCGGCGTGGACGCAATAATAGTTTTCTCGGGCATGGCCTCCCACAAGATCGCAAACGCCGCAAGGGCCACCGGCAGGGCGGCTGGCGTCCCGGTCGTCATGTGCAAGGGGTGCGGGGTATCGAGCTTCGAGAAGTGCCTTGCCGGCATTTCCGGAAAGGAGGCGTGGTCATGA
- a CDS encoding phosphatase PAP2 family protein, producing the protein MNFIDGPLIALINAYARQSEFFDNLVGWVAINPLIKGGVLATLVWWLWFRCGGTRELGRERVLAALLACFPAIALARGLAAALPMRLRPLHEPEGGFVMPHGVDQSVLDGWSSFPSDHAVLFFTIATGLLYISRPAGVFALAYAAFVIGLPRVYLGFHYPTDVLAGAGMGIAIGWLAVPYLAGSRAFKSAYAWLDSRPAVFYPLLFLVTYQIADLFSSSRGLLRGVRKLVIIILS; encoded by the coding sequence ATGAATTTCATCGACGGGCCCCTGATTGCCCTCATAAACGCCTATGCCAGGCAATCTGAATTCTTCGACAACCTGGTCGGATGGGTAGCAATAAACCCGCTCATCAAGGGGGGCGTTTTGGCCACCCTCGTATGGTGGCTTTGGTTCAGGTGCGGCGGCACGCGCGAGCTTGGCCGCGAGCGCGTGCTTGCGGCGCTCCTCGCCTGTTTTCCAGCCATTGCCCTGGCGCGGGGGCTTGCAGCCGCCCTGCCCATGAGACTTCGCCCGCTTCACGAGCCGGAAGGCGGGTTCGTCATGCCGCACGGGGTCGACCAGAGCGTCCTTGACGGGTGGAGCTCATTTCCGAGCGACCACGCCGTCCTCTTCTTCACCATAGCGACCGGCCTCCTCTATATATCGAGGCCCGCCGGGGTCTTCGCGCTCGCGTATGCCGCTTTCGTGATAGGGCTCCCGCGGGTATACCTCGGCTTCCATTACCCCACGGACGTGCTCGCGGGCGCGGGCATGGGCATAGCCATAGGGTGGCTCGCCGTGCCTTACCTCGCGGGAAGCCGCGCTTTCAAGTCAGCCTACGCATGGCTGGACTCAAGGCCCGCCGTCTTTTACCCGCTTCTTTTCCTCGTCACGTACCAGATAGCCGACCTCTTCAGCAGCAGCCGCGGGTTGCTCCGGGGGGTAAGGAAGCTCGTAATAATAATACTGTCCTGA